CGGCGGCGTTTGAGAAGGAGGTGAGTGTGTTTATGGTGCGGAAAGGGAGTCGGTTTTCGGAGGTGTTTATGGAGAGCGTGACGGATGAGGCGGTGGTTACGGGTGGAGGCGGGGAGGTTCGGGTCGGGTTTACGGTGGTTCCGGGGTTTAAGATTGGGGACACGGTGGTGCAAAGTCAGGTTTTTGTCCTTCCGGCACGGCGGTGATTATGGTGAAAAGGGGTCTGAATGTACAGGTGTAAGTGGTTTATACTTTGTAACGTAGTTGAAATATTGAATAATGGTAGAATTCTAcactttttctttaaaaaaaaatatgtatttaATTTCTGTCAAAGAGTTTAAAGTTTTCTTATTTTACGGGACAAATAATCATTTCTTGTCCACTTTTAAACTTACAATATATTAGATTCGTACAGTTcttacatatatacacacattataTATGTTATAGAGGCAGTATATTGTGTGGTATATGAGGTCACGCTTTATCTATGCTATGTAGAAGTGCATTATACGTCTCTTAAAGTTATCAACATGTTACTAATTTTAGAACAAATATCTCTCtctatattaatttttttatgtttactCAAATGACATATACGTAGCGTGTAAGTTGTAAATGCATCATGTCATCAACTGTATACGTGTCTTAATTTGATTTTTGGTATATTAAATATACTAACCTTGTTTCAAGACGTGTGTATCTTCGAAATCATTAAGAAACATTATATACCAGTGAAGGGGCGGAGGTAGTGTAGTAGCAGGGGTAGCCTGCCACTCAATTCTATATCTGTAGTGTAAAAATATTCCCTCAACTCCGCCTACGTAGTGTAAAGTTTTAATTTCTTTTAGTTTAATACAAAAGATAACCCTGatccaaaaaaaaattatgatacCTCTGAATTTTTGGCATAGATCAACTACCGTACCAATGCAAATAATATTACATGTGTGAAAGTCATGCAAGCTATTTTTCATCGATGTAAAGGTTATGTATTCTCTTTAATTTGCTAACATACAATACTCTCTAATCAAATTTTCAGCAATCAAAATATAAACTTAGGGCATACGGTGTGGTTGAGAGTTGGGGGCGGCAAAGccgtttgccgcgcggcaaacaccgccgccaaccAACATTGAATGCGGCAAAACTTCATCGGCGGTGAGGGATTACCGAGCGAGAAAGGAGAAAGCGATAAGGGGGGGCCCCACTCCAACGGTCATATGAccgtttaaaataaaaaaaaaaatttttttttttttaaaattaaactctatatatatataacacacacCATTTAACCATATACTTTCCAAATACTCATACAAACCAATTCCTTCTAAAAGTTTATTTTACAAAATGGCGGATGACCTCCCCCCGTTATGGTTCCCACCCATGAGTAGCGACGATTCATCTGATAGTAGCattcttttttttcaaaatctcatcgaaGAAGCCGAACTTCAAGATACCGGCACATCTAACCGAAGGAGATATATTGAACGTCAACGTGAGGAGGggcatgagacactcatggcgGATTATTTTGTCGAAGACCCGAAGTACAACGAAGATATCTTTCGGCATAGGTTCCGTATGTCGAAACGTTTGTTTCTACAAATTGTGTCCGATGTGGAAGAGAACGACCCGTGGTTTGTAGAGGCCCCCGATGCGCGAGGTAGGAAGGGCTTTACGCCCTTGCAAAAGGTGACATCGGCTATTAAACAGCTCGCAACTGGAAACACTCCAGACGAGAACGACGAGTACTTGCATATGGCCGAAAGAACTTCCCGCGAGTGCCTAGAATATTTTTGTGACACGGTTTGCAAAATATATGGTCCAGAGTTCTTACGTAGACCGACAAGCCACGACATGGCACTTTTATACCAAGCTCATGAGGAAAAACATCACCTTCCAGGTATGTTCGGTAGCCTTGATTGCACCCATTTTGTTTGGCGTTTTTGTCCGACAGAGTATCGAGGCCAATACATGCGAGGAGATCATAGATACCCGACTATTATGCTCGAAGCGGTTACTTCTCAAGACTTATGGTTTTGGCATGCTTTTGCTGGTCCACCGGGTTCTCAAAACGATATCAATGTTCtacaacaatctccgttatttttaacggaacgaaatggaaccgcgccaaaatgtccattttacgttaacaaccatttatacaaacgtggttatttgctcgtggatggaatctacccttcgtggtccgtgtttgtgaagtcgatCCCTTACCCTCACGAAGTAAACGAAAAGAAATTCAAGAGGCAACATGAGGCGGCAAGGAAAGACGtcgaacgggcttttggtgttttgaagGGGAAATGGGGTGTATTGAGTCGACCGATGCGAGCAAGATCGGTTAAAAAAATTAGGAATGTCGTGTACACGTgtattattttacacaacatgattttgaaagacgATGGAAAGGCGATAGCACCGGTGCACATTCGGGATCCTCCGGTCGAGCCGGCTCTAGACGATACGGTGTTGGGCGAGTTGTTGAATGAAGACACCCATTGGAGACTCAAACACGATCTCATAGATCATCTCGCAAGTCAAGATTTACCCCATCTTTTGGCCGATTCCGACAAAGACTAGTTTAAATTGTTTCATGCTAatgtaattttattgttttttaatttagtgtaactttgatgtttttaatttaatttattatgAAAGTTTattgtctttaatttatttatattaaattaattattgcaaaaaaaaaataatcataaaagtttaccacttcagcaagtgtttaaaccaatgccaacacttttcagcaaagtttaaacacttttgtcAAATTGACATGGCACGCTCTGATTGATCAGTTCAATGTTTTGCCACTTTAAactgtttaaccactccttatacccttatATCATTCTATATGATACAACAACATTCATGTCAACATTTTGATGTACTTGAAAAGACACTTCCAAAATATGATCACTTTAAAAGACAAGAAGCTatcatttaacttttttttacagTCAAATGTATTTTAAGAAATTTAGTTACTTTATCGTATTAAAATTAAAGTTAACAAATTATAATATATTCCTATCAAAAAGGTTTTGGCTAGCATTGTTAAAGTGTTTTTCTTTTCAAATTAGAGTTCAATTTCTgtgattaaaaaaaattgtaatttCGTATAGTAGTAGAATTGAAGACTGGGACAAACTGTATTCCTACAATATATAAAATTATCGTCGGAAATTTGATGAAtggatatttaatatatttataatttaataaaattataaatattaattagaatcttcatgtggtaaataaaaaagaaactcttgagtagagcttCTTAATAACATTTAATCAGTTTTATCAGAGtttttaagtctctaattaagtgaCTAATTAAGTGAAACCTTTCACTAATCCTTAAGTCTTGTACAAATAGTAGgctatgtgtttttttttttgttacaacaAGAATATGGTATTGCTTGATACATGAAGAATATTAGAAGGAGGATGAACACTTGAAGACTAACTAGAGAGATGGGTACTCTCTACTTGTTTTCCACCACATgagttcaaacactacaattaccGGATATAACCTTGGGCCcgtgagccatctccggcagtacagactgcttcggttgttgtaccctgggagacagacgcgttgtctttagtagaggcgcgaaatctatTTTAAGAGAAGTGTGTTGAACACGTGCATCAACCAAAATAGTCAAtgttttagtgtgctctttgttgcagtcaagaaatattttttcaagactcaagatgatgaatactcgagcCTATAGAatgctatcaagtgcgcgtgaaggacccaccagagatgcggcttgaatcaagattggtatatatataattatattttatatttttttatttggttattgCAACCGACATTGTACTATGATATTTCATACGAATAAcaagagtctcgttattatatattttataattatattttacaaaatgTGAACCTAATTCCTACAAATATTAGGTTTAACTATGATTTTTAGTGTTTTAAAAACTAGAAGCAAAAATATTAATTTGCATAAATAAAAGTAAAAGTAAACTGATGTTTTAAAAAATTAACCATGATGGAGAAAGAGACAAGACGACAAGGGTGAGGGACAAGAGTCGCAAAGGTCGGCGAGTGGTTCCCACGCGTGAGCGGAAAGTGGAATTTTCTTCATAAGACATGCTTCCTTaacaattcttcaaatctatcATTACTTCCTTATTTTACTTACTTAAAGCtcggaatgggatcaaatacaaacacttaagtttgtaagaaccataagaatCAATACATAATTGAAaagtgtccatcaataaaaaattagtttaggggtaatttagactttttaaccatatttatttataactaattaaaataattacaaaaaatataatcagcacaacactatataattagcacaacatcattaatcgttcttcattatcagcacatcgtcctcgaatcgttctccattatcaacataaacgacattagcacaacatcttcaatcgttctccattatcagcacaccagatgtgctgattatatctacttttggtgtttgtattattttgtaattaacacataatcagcaccttattagcacaaatataaaacaccttttgttaactttttttaaaaaacacttttataaatacaaaaaggtatagcaatatggtactcatattaaagataaaaaaatacttgattttatggtatatattttaaaaaaaaaaataatgaagtatataaaagttattttagtttaaaaaaccttggtggaatttgtatttaatagaaaatggtcaaatgactagcaattttacaaaattacccctaatttgttagtagtaatttttaattataagagttttatttataatcaatatcaacccttgatttaaattaacaatggttcagatctgttcttacggttcttataattagcactgtttgtacaggatctcaacccctTAAACCTCTTTTCCTACACTTATCCTTAAATCATTCTTAAATTCATTTTAATTCATTGTCACATTATATACGTATGATCGTTTATTTATACACTCAATTTATTAAAGTTTGGGGTCGCCggttcaagttttttttttttaccactaaACTAAACATTTCCACCGTTCAAGTTATGTGAATTGAGTTTTTAGTTTGGATCGAGACCAAAATTTAGTATGGCTGAGGTTTCGGTTTTGGACCTTTGGATTAAGAATGTCAAATTTGTTTGAATCTCGAGTCATTTCATTGGGTGTGATAAGAATGAAGAGAGAATCTAAAGAGAAAGGAAAGATTACATTATCATCAAGCTAGTTACTAAGTTGTTACATCTTGTTATTATACTCACTAACTACCAACTACCTTCTAACAACTAACTAACCAAACATTTATCATTCTAGTCCCTCATTAATCCCCTGTTTAGCACTTTAGGCTTACAAACAATATTACATTTTAACCCTTTGACTTTACATTCGTAACAATACATTCCCCCTTTTTTTAAATCTTGTCCTCAAGATTCAAAATCAGGGTAACGAGCCTGAATCACCTCCCAATCTTCCCAACTCGCCTCTGTTACTGgcagatgtcacaccccgatattttcaCGTATTACctgtgggcccggtggggagtatcgtgacgtagttgatatcatcatagacaattaatcacagtttaatgcacagtGGAATTCTAAAGtaataatattacaaaccgaGTTGAAAGTATAATAAATATTACACAACGGATTGtagatggatccacaggcggatctagaGTAGAATACAtattattgttcaacagactttaagcacaagaacttgcaagattccttaatTAGAGCTCAGGAGCTTCCAGCCAATTTCGCGTAGTACatgtcacttagtctttttgaaaatacgtcagtttacactagtaaatacaattaactgactcttttgaaaagtgtttataaaattgatttttaaatgcacaaggaacaaaaattcttttataacttgggataattatttaaaaataatcttgtaaaagaattatatgtttgtcatacatTCAGTAGCCCGGGTAGAAGtatcgggttaaagattaatagaccaCCACATAATACAGTCCCACAGCATGTTATTCTCAACAAGTGGTTATATCTTTTTTTACAAacgcaccggcaggtgtatgcctacaccccgtgcttaagtcgtggccaattcaatgaatgagccgaggatatccaggacacggtcattaaccacCCAAaagcttaaaacaaacaaaacagattaaacgggttatctcaatgtTTTAACCATTATTagattaaagattcaatacccgaccaagcggtattattaaataccgtaccccaagctcgtataagggaaaataagttaaaagtatttacctaagctaaaatataattttactcccagccgtatatcaatcAGCAAgtacaagtagcttttactgggctcctaatctggaacgaaggttttaataacctattagattcctaacgggtcttatttaagttttaacttagaccggttagttttaaagaaaggtttacggttcaaaacgcaagattaagcgaagaccggattagaatgagatttagacccaacaagtatgaagacttgtataaaatgggtatactaaatacattctggattttgaagtaaaaatgataaggtttgacccgtttcggttaatttacgcaaactagttacataaaccataccgaacgcgaaaaatgcataacgggtaaccaaatgagtcatgaacaagttccacaggttaatatgctttaaatatgttgtgatatcagtagaataccttccattatgcccaaaacggatttaaaattaatttaagccccgtaggggtattttggtcaatttaaaggttataaaagaggtgaaatagtaatctgaggttctggtctaaaatgatcagtaaaaatattcaTTTTTATAAGTTATATCTGTAAGGTAttgtatatatgtgaaatttatcatttatagccaaactatgctccgtaggggcattttggtcatttcacttAAGCTTTAATGgttaaatttggaaatctgaattcaaaacttttacttactgttaaagtataaaaatttatttataacatcagtaggtaacaagccttaggtgccaaatatggttttaaaccatactatgcgcctaaatcgcataaaagtcggtatttgacgataaTCGGGTTGAAAAAGGAAacctgagtttttgatcagtctCTACTGTTGAAAATGatttatttaatgtataaaatcagtagaaaatggtttgatat
This is a stretch of genomic DNA from Helianthus annuus cultivar XRQ/B chromosome 16, HanXRQr2.0-SUNRISE, whole genome shotgun sequence. It encodes these proteins:
- the LOC110919786 gene encoding uncharacterized protein LOC110919786, which translates into the protein MADDLPPLWFPPMSSDDSSDSSILFFQNLIEEAELQDTGTSNRRRYIERQREEGHETLMADYFVEDPKYNEDIFRHRFRMSKRLFLQIVSDVEENDPWFVEAPDARGRKGFTPLQKVTSAIKQLATGNTPDENDEYLHMAERTSRECLEYFCDTVCKIYGPEFLRRPTSHDMALLYQAHEEKHHLPEYRGQYMRGDHRYPTIMLEAVTSQDLWFWHAFAGPPGSQNDINSIPYPHEVNEKKFKRQHEAARKDVERAFGVLKGKWGVLSRPMRARSVKKIRNVVYTCIILHNMILKDDGKAIAPVHIRDPPVEPALDDTVLGELLNEDTHWRLKHDLIDHLASQDLPHLLADSDKD